The proteins below come from a single Aspergillus oryzae RIB40 DNA, chromosome 5 genomic window:
- a CDS encoding exosome non-catalytic core subunit SKI6 (exosomal 3'-5' exoribonuclease complex, subunit Rrp41 and related exoribonucleases) translates to MPLDTSTTYPLTKLRLDGRRWNELRLLQAQISTNPASSGSSYLAMGNTTIMCSVHGPAEGRRGDATGGAAGSSGAVVEVDVNVAGFAGVDRKRRAGGSDKQSSRIATTLRAAFQSHLHTYLYPHSTISIHVSVLSADGSLLAAAINACTLALVDAGIPMPGLLCGCTAGMSGSASTPRDPRNDELDPLLDLSLPEEQELPFLTVGTTTSVPVGENAMDDDEEDMKVSMLNMDSKVHCTYVETMLAVGIDGCNQIREILEGVIKGSNKLR, encoded by the exons ATGCCTCTCGATACTTCGACTACGTACCCCCTAACCAAACTGCGCCTCGATGGCCGCCGGTGGAACgagcttcgtcttctccaagcGCAGATCTCCACAAACCCGGCCAGTTCTGGTTCGTCTTATCTGGCCATGGGAAATACAACTATTATGTGCTCAGTCCATGGTCCTGCGGAAGGACGCCGAGGAGATGCGACCGGTGGTGCAGCAGGTTCTTCGGGAGCAGTGGTGGAAGTCGATGTCAACGTCGCTGGATTCGCGGGAGTTGATCGCAAGAGAAGGGCGGGAGGAAGCGACAA GCAATCTTCGCGCATTGCAACTACTCTACGGGCTGCTTTCCAGTCTCATCTTCACACCTACCTTTATCCGCACAGTACTATCAGCATCCATGTTTCAGTGCTATCCGCCGATGGCTCTCTGCTTGCTGCTGCTATCAATGCTTGCACCCTAGCACTTGTAGATGCAGGTATCCCCATGCCAGGCCTACTCTGTGGTTGCACAGCTGGTATGAGTGGAAGTGCTTCTACTCCCCGTGATCCTCGAAACGACGAACTAGATCCGCTTTTGGATCTGTCTCTGCCAGAGGAGCAGGAGCTCCCCTTCCTCACCGTGGGCACTACAACCTCTGTCCCGGTGGGTGAGAATGCGatggatgacgacgaggaagatatgAAAGTGTCCATGTTGAACATGGACTCGAAAGTGCATTGCACGTATGTCGAGACGATGCTTGCCGTTGGGATTGATGGCTGTAATCAGATTCGAGAGATCTTGGAGGGTGTCATCAAAGGGTCCAACAAGTTACGGTAG
- a CDS encoding homoserine O-acetyltransferase family protein (homoserine acetyltransferase): MGSIHGVARSARSLSALLRHESVSTRNRLAAVCSSTQYATARRSLHNGRPRKSQSAAASNNSSNPALSFPCLDAQDAKSALLSARSIESGPEPSYTTGHHEQFRCEDPLLLDWGGVLPEFDIAYETWGQLNADKSNAILLHTGLSASSHAHSTEANSKPGWWEKFIGPGKPLDTNKHFVICTNVIGGCYGSTGPSSIDPSDGKRYATRFPILTIDDMVRAQFRLLDSLGIQKLYASVGSSMGGMQSLAAGVLFPERVEKIVSISGCARSHPYSIAMRHTQRQVLMVDPKWARGFYYDSIPPHSGMKLAREIATVTYRSGPEWEKRFGRKRADPSKQPALCPDFLIETYLDHAGEKFCLEYDPNSLLYVSKAMDLFDLGQAQQTETKKRRAEYEANIAEGGKTVDASNIACSLTLPEKPYEEQPSVAASTPAMDQSVAGGAEAPPQDLVAGLAPLKNHPVLVMGVASDILFPAWQQREIAETLRAGGNEKVQHIELGEDVSMFGHDTFLLDLKNIGGAVEEFLR, translated from the coding sequence ATGGGGTCTATACACGGCGTGGCGCGCTCAGCGCGGAGTCTCTCAGCTCTGCTCAGACATGAAAGCGTCTCAACTCGGAATCGATTAGCAGCAGTATGCTCGTCCACGCAATACGCAACGGCCCGTAGGTCATTACACAACGGTCGTCCACGGAAGTCCCAGTCCGCCGCCGCAAGTAACAACTCGTCCAATCCCGCCCTATCATTTCCTTGTCTTGACGCCCAAGATGCGAAGTCCGCTCTCCTCTCCGCACGGTCTATCGAGTCAGGTCCCGAGCCGTCATACACAACCGGCCACCATGAACAGTTCCGCTGCGAAGACCCATTGCTGCTTGACTGGGGTGGTGTCCTGCCCGAATTTGATATCGCATATGAAACATGGGGTCAATTGAACGCAGACAAGAGCAACGCTATCCTCCTACACACCGGTCTCTCGGCCTCGAGTCACGCCCATAGCACCGAAGCCAATTCCAAACCGGGATGGTGGGAGAAATTCATCGGCCCCGGCAAACCTTTAGATACAAACAAGCACTTCGTCATCTGTACGAATGTCATCGGAGGCTGCTACGGCAGCACCGGGCCCTCGTCCATCGACCCCTCCGATGGAAAGAGATACGCCACCCGATTCCCCATCCTGACGATAGACGACATGGTGCGCGCACAATTCCGTCTCTTGGACTCGCTGGGAATTCAAAAGCTGTACGCCTCCGTCGGCTCCAGCATGGGCGGCATGCAGAGTCTCGCCGCCGGAGTGCTCTTCCCCGAGCGCGTCGAAAAGATCGTCAGTATCAGCGGCTGCGCCCGAAGCCACCCTTACAGCATCGCTATGCGACACACGCAGCGCCAGGTCCTCATGGTGGACCCCAAATGGGCCCGCGGGTTCTACTACGACTCCATCCCGCCCCATTCGGGCATGAAGCTCGCGCGCGAAATCGCCACAGTCACCTACAGAAGCGGACCGGAATGGGAGAAGCGGTTTGGCCGCAAGCGCGCAGACCCCAGCAAGCAGCCTGCACTATGTCCCGATTTCCTCATCGAGACGTACCTCGATCACGCGGGCGAGAAGTTCTGTTTGGAATACGATCCAAACAGTCTGCTGTATGTCTCGAAGGCCATGGACTTGTTTGATCTGGGACAGGCACAGCAGacggagacgaagaagagacggGCCGAGTACGAAGCTAATATCGCGGAGGGAGGCAAGACTGTTGACGCTAGCAATATTGCCTGCAGCCTCACCCTCCCAGAGAAACCGTACGAGGAACAACCGTCTGTGGCCGCGTCTACGCCCGCCATGGACCAGTCCGTCGCTGGGGGTGCGGAAGCGCCGCCACAAGATCTCGTCGCTGGATTGGCGCCTTTGAAGAACCATCCCGTTTTGGTCATGGGTGTCGCCAGCGATATTCTCTTCCCTGCTTGGCAGCAGCGTGAGATTGCAGAGACGCTTCGGGCTGGTGGGAACGAGAAGGTCCAGCACATTGAACTTGGTGAGGACGTATCGATGTTCGGACACGATACGTTTCTGCTTGACTTGAAGAACATTGGTGGTGCTGTAGAGGAATTCTTGCGCTGA
- a CDS encoding putative DNA excision repair protein (Rad26L) (transcription-coupled repair protein CSB/RAD26 (contains SNF2 family DNA-dependent ATPase domain)): protein MGSGWELENPDATTASSDDDDLDVSRPARPYKADLSRTTSKSEVTPRPTPKSEIPVEERSSPLNNPTPVIDLEVQTDSDDTSFNDGEAAYQAFKNRKALKRKRTSMSARKSKTPKVVHPESFVGRRPRQGGRPTPRRPLREYGDEVPSEDDLMEYTLPEYLQKRRQQFERRAEHLKESGLKLPPGYEDIEFSDDERLEFLEEKPAFTNIKPCSAYKDITLPYSLGLIPAPIAQWLRQYQVDGAAFLHELFVYQKGGILGDDMGLGKTVQVIAFLTAAYGKTGDERDAKRMRKMRRSGKDQWYPRTLIVCPGTLIKNWMSELTRWGWWHVDTYHGDNKELALHAARSGRVEILITTYGTYLQNKDSVNMVDWDCVIADECHIIKERTSETTKAMNSVNALCRIGLTGTAIQNKYEELWTLLNWTNPGKLGPVTTWKKTISDPLKIGQSHDATLYELSKARKTAKKLVENLLPQFFLRRMKSLIADQLPKKIDRVVFCPLTETQSDAYENLLDSDIIRYIKESSELCSCGSRKKAGWCCQQYLQSGLRWQSYVFPAMNVIQKLSNHLAILIPQGVDSKEKQDKDREWLEIASPDKWEQLYRTRDSIVNYANPEFCGKWKVLRRLLKWWHSNGDKVLVFSHSVRLLRMLQMLFHHTSYNVSYLDGSMSYEDRATAVDEFNSDPRQFVFLISTRAGGVGLNITSANKVVVVDPNWNPSYDLQAQDRAYRIGQVRDVEVFRLISAGTIEEIVYARQIYKQQQANIGYNASSERRYFKGVQEKKDQKGEIFGLNNLFEYQNNNIVLREIVNKTNVAESRAGVQVMDIDVDESQTHEDSKNTDDEVMSQLAAMIRGVGFNPLDFTFIYYNHQYK from the exons ATGGGATCTGGATGGGAGTTAGAAAATCCAGACGCGACCACTGCCAgctccgatgatgacgatctGGACGTCTCACGGCCGGCAAGGCCATACAAGGCTGACCTCAGTC GTACAACATCCAAGTCAGAAGTGACGCCCCGTCCTACTCCGAAATCTGAAATCCCAGTCGAAGAACGGTCTTCGCCTCTCAACAACCCTACTCCCGTAATAGACTTAGAAGTGCAAACCGACAGCGATGACACGTCTTTCAACGATGGCGAGGCTGCCTATCAAGCATTCAAGAACCGAAAAGCCCTCAAGCGGAAGCGTACCTCCATGAGTGCTCGCAAGTCCAAAACACCTAAGGTGGTTCACCCCGAGTCGTTTGTAGGAAGACGTCCAAGACAAGGTGGGAGACCCACGCCAAGGCGGCCGTTGAGAGAGTATGGTGATGAAGTGCCTTCCGAAGACGACTTGATGGAGTATACACTCCCGGAATATTTACAGAAGCGACGACAGCAGTTCGAACGTAGGGCCGAACATCTCAAGGAGTCAGGGCTAAAGCTACCCCCGGGCTACGAAGATATTGAGTTCTCCGATGATGAGCGCTTGGAATTCCTAGAAGAAAAACCGGCCTTCACGAATATAAAACCGTGCAGTGCGTACAAAGACATCACTCTCCCTTACTCTCTAGGGTTAATTCCTGCTCCTATCGCGCAGTGGCTTAGACAGTACCAGGTGGATGGAGCCGCTTTCTTACACGAACTATTTGTCTATCAGAAAGGTGGCATCCTTGGTGACGATATGGGTCTGGGGAAAACAGTGCAAGTAATTGCGTTCCTTACCGCGGCGTATGGTAAGACTGGCGATGAGAGAGACGCCaagaggatgagaaaaaTGAGGAGGAGTGGGAAAGACCAATGGTACCCACGAACATTGATAGTATGCCCAGGTACTTTGATCAAGAACTGGATGTCAGAACTCACTCGTTGGGGCTGGTGGCATGTCGATACCTACCATGGAGACAACAAGGAGCTTGCTCTTCACGCAGCGAGGTCCGGACGAGTTgagatcctcatcaccacTTACGGTACCTATCTTCAAAATAAGGATTCCGTGAACATGGTAGATTGGGATTGCGTGATAGCGGACGAATGCCACATCATCAAGGAACGAACTTCTGAAACTACCAAAGCCATGAACTCAGTCAACGCTCTCTGCCGCATTGGATTAACAGGGACAGCCATTCAAAACAAATACGAAGAACTTTGGACGCTATTGAACTGGACAAACCCCGGGAAATTGGGTCCAGTTACAACTTGGAAAAAAACCATTTCTGACCCTTTGAAGATAGGGCAGTCGCATGATGCTACACTATACGAACTGAGCAAAGCTCGCAAGACTGCCAAGAAGTTGGTCGagaaccttcttcctcagttCTTTCTTCGGCGCATGAAAAGCCTAATAGCGGATCAGCTTCCTAAGAAGATCGACCGAGTCGTCTTTTGCCCGTTAACAGAAACGCAATCAGACGCCTATGAGAACCTATTGGacagtgatatcatccggTACATCAAGGAATCTTCTGAGTTGTGTTCTTGCGGttcaagaaagaaggccGGATGGTGCTGTCAGCAATATCTACAATCTGGACTCCGATGGCAAAGCTATGTGTTTCCCGCAATGAATGTTATACAAAAACTCAGCAATCATCTTGCGATTCTAATACCGCAGGGAGTCGATtcaaaggaaaagcaggacaAGGACAGGGAGTGGCTAGAAATTGCCTCCCCTGATAAGTGGGAACAGCTTTATCGAACAAGAGACTCCATCGTCAACTACGCCAATCCTGAGTTCTGCGGTAAATGGAAGGTtctccgccgcctcctcAAGTGGTGGCATTCCAATGGAGACAAagtcttggtcttctctcACAGCGTCCGACTGCTAAGGATGTTGCAAATGCTGTTTCACCACACAAGTTACAACGTCAGTTACCTGGACGGTTCGATGAGCTATGAGGACCGTGCAACAGCTGTTGACGAGTTCAACTCCGACCCCCGACAATtcgtcttcttgatctccACCCGTGCCGGTGGTGTGGGTTTGAACATCACATCCGCAAACAAAGTGGTGGTCGTCGACCCCAATTGGAACCCATCATACGACCTCCAAGCCCAGGACAGAGCATACAGAATCGGGCAGGTCCGTGATGTCGAGGTATTCCGACTAATCTCCGCTGGCACTATCGAAGAGATCGTCTACGCGCGTCAGATATACAAGCAGCAACAAGCAAACATCGGGTACAACGCAAGTTCCGAACGGCGTTATTTCAAGGGtgtccaagaaaagaaagaccagaAGGGCGAAATCTTCGGACTAAACAATCTCTTCGAGTACCAAAATAACAACATCGTCCTCCGCGAAATCGTCAACAAAACCAACGTCGCCGAAAGCCGAGCCGGAGTCCAGGTAATGGACATAGACGTGGATGAATCCCAAACTCACGAAGACTCCAAAAACACCGATGACGAGGTCATGAGCCAACTCGCCGCCATGATCCGCG GTGTGGGATTTAATCCGTTGGATTTTACATTTATATACTATAATCATCAATATAAATAA